CGGTGGTCTCCTTGACGCACCGGTCTTCTACGGAGTGGTAGCTCATCACCACCAGGCGGCCACCCACCTTGAGGCAGTCCACCGCGGCGCGGAGGCTATCCTCGATTTCCTTGAGTTCCCCGTTGACTTCCATGCGGATTGCCTGGAACACGCGAGCCAAAAGCCCGTTCACTTCGCGACGCTTGTCGGGGAATACGGACTCCACCACAGATTTCATATCGGAAGGCAGTATCTCGCGACCTTCGCCAGAAACAGCGGCAACCATTTCAAGGATCCGTGTTGCCAATTTGAAAGCACGGTCCATGTCCGCATTCTTGCGGAGGGCCGCGGCAAGCGTATCTGCATCAACGTTCTTGAGCCATTCCTGCGCCGAGACACCCTCGCGACGATCCATGCGCAAGTCAAGCGGATTGTCGCCGACAAACGTAAATCCGCGTGCGGAATCATCCACCTGATGGCTGCTGATGCCCAAATCGTAGAGGATTCCGTCCAAAGTATCGGGAGCGATTTCGTTCTTGAGTTCGCCAAAGCGCACCGGATGCACAATAAACTTGGGTTTTACTCCAGCAAGGCGCTTGGTCGCAAAAGCCACCGCTTCTTCGTCACGGTCGAAAGCGTGGAGCGTACCCTGTTCGTTCAGGCGGGTCGCAATCGCGTAAGAATGTCCACCACCGCCTAGCGTGCAATCGGCATAAGTCCCGTCCGCCTTTATATTAAGGCCTTCCAAGCATTCCTTGAGCATCACCGGATCGTGGTAGAACACGCCATCCGTCGCCCCGGCCACTGCCGCCGGAGAAAATTCTTTTATACGTAATGCTTTTGGAGATAAACTACTTTGCGGCACTTGGACCCTCCGTCAAACCTTCTCCA
The DNA window shown above is from uncultured Fibrobacter sp. and carries:
- the rsmH gene encoding 16S rRNA (cytosine(1402)-N(4))-methyltransferase RsmH; amino-acid sequence: MPQSSLSPKALRIKEFSPAAVAGATDGVFYHDPVMLKECLEGLNIKADGTYADCTLGGGGHSYAIATRLNEQGTLHAFDRDEEAVAFATKRLAGVKPKFIVHPVRFGELKNEIAPDTLDGILYDLGISSHQVDDSARGFTFVGDNPLDLRMDRREGVSAQEWLKNVDADTLAAALRKNADMDRAFKLATRILEMVAAVSGEGREILPSDMKSVVESVFPDKRREVNGLLARVFQAIRMEVNGELKEIEDSLRAAVDCLKVGGRLVVMSYHSVEDRCVKETTAEFERACICPEHMPVCMCGGNHQRLKKVNRKPILPSAEEIEKNGRARSAKLRVYERV